Proteins from one Bos taurus isolate L1 Dominette 01449 registration number 42190680 breed Hereford chromosome 7, ARS-UCD2.0, whole genome shotgun sequence genomic window:
- the ZNF346 gene encoding zinc finger protein 346 isoform X3 — MEYPALGTVENADSGGARSYNNSEEREGREPDGLRFDRERARRLWEAVSGSQPVGREEALSKRLTNPFLMASTLALHQNREMIDPDKFCSLCHATFNDPVMAQQHYVGKKHRKQETKLKLMAHYGRLADPAVTDSAGKGYPCKTCKIVLNSIEQYQAHVSGFKHKNQSPKTVASPLGQIPTQRQSIQKDSTTLEN, encoded by the exons ATGGAGTATCCTGCATTGGGCACGGTGGAGAATGCGGACAGCGGCGGGGCCAGGTCGTACAACAATTCGGAGGAGCGGGAGGGCCGGGAACCGGATGGGCTGCGCTTCGACCGCGAGAGGGCGCGCCGCCTCTGGGAAGCAGTGTCCGGGTCGCAaccagtggggagggaggaag CTCTGTCGAAACGCCTTACAAACCCTTTCCTTATGGCCTCCACCTTAGCCTTGCACCAGAATAGAGAGATGATAGACCCAGACAAGTTCTGCAGCCTCTGCCACGCGACTTTCAATGACCCTGTCATGGCTCAGCAACATTATGTGGGCAAGAAACACAGGAAACAGGAGACCAAACTCAAACTTATGGCACACTACGGACGGCTGGCCGACCCTGCTGTCACTGACTCAG CCGGGAAGGGCTACCCCTGCAAGACATGCAAGATAGTGCTGAACTCCATAGAACAGTACCAAGCTCATGTCAGCGGCTTCAAACACAAGAACCA GTCACCAAAAACCGTGGCATCACCTCTGGGCCAGATTCCCACGCAAAGGCAATCCATTCAGAAAGACTCAACCACCTTGGAAAACTAG
- the ZNF346 gene encoding zinc finger protein 346 isoform X1, with amino-acid sequence MEYPALGTVENADSGGARSYNNSEEREGREPDGLRFDRERARRLWEAVSGSQPVGREEVEHMIQKNQCLFTNTQCKVCCALLISESQKLAHYQSKKHANKVKRYLAIHGMETLKGEMKRLDSDQKSSRSKDKNQCCPICNMTFSSPVVAQSHYLGKTHAKNLKLKQQSTKVEALHQNREMIDPDKFCSLCHATFNDPVMAQQHYVGKKHRKQETKLKLMAHYGRLADPAVTDSAGKGYPCKTCKIVLNSIEQYQAHVSGFKHKNQSPKTVASPLGQIPTQRQSIQKDSTTLEN; translated from the exons ATGGAGTATCCTGCATTGGGCACGGTGGAGAATGCGGACAGCGGCGGGGCCAGGTCGTACAACAATTCGGAGGAGCGGGAGGGCCGGGAACCGGATGGGCTGCGCTTCGACCGCGAGAGGGCGCGCCGCCTCTGGGAAGCAGTGTCCGGGTCGCAaccagtggggagggaggaag TGGAACACATGATCCAGAAGAACCAGTGTCTCTTCACCAACACCCAGTGTAAGGTTTGCTGCGCCTTGCTCATTTCTGAGTCCCAGAAGCTGGCACACTATCAG AGCAAAAAACATGCCAACAAAGTGAAGAGATACCTAGCAATCCATGGAATGGAGACACTAAAGGGGGAAATGAAGAGGCTAGACTCAGATCAG AAGAGCAGCAGAAGCAAAGACAAGAACCAGTGCTGCCCCATCTGTAACATGACCTTTTCCTCCCCTGTCGTGGCCCAGTCGCACTACCTGGGGAAGACCCACGCAAAGAACTTAAAGCTGAAGCAGCAATCCACTAAGGTGGAAG CCTTGCACCAGAATAGAGAGATGATAGACCCAGACAAGTTCTGCAGCCTCTGCCACGCGACTTTCAATGACCCTGTCATGGCTCAGCAACATTATGTGGGCAAGAAACACAGGAAACAGGAGACCAAACTCAAACTTATGGCACACTACGGACGGCTGGCCGACCCTGCTGTCACTGACTCAG CCGGGAAGGGCTACCCCTGCAAGACATGCAAGATAGTGCTGAACTCCATAGAACAGTACCAAGCTCATGTCAGCGGCTTCAAACACAAGAACCA GTCACCAAAAACCGTGGCATCACCTCTGGGCCAGATTCCCACGCAAAGGCAATCCATTCAGAAAGACTCAACCACCTTGGAAAACTAG
- the ZNF346 gene encoding zinc finger protein 346 — protein sequence MEYPALGTVENADSGGARSYNNSEEREGREPDGLRFDRERARRLWEAVSGSQPVGREEVEHMIQKNQCLFTNTQCKVCCALLISESQKLAHYQSKKHANKVKRYLAIHGMETLKGEMKRLDSDQKSSRSKDKNQCCPICNMTFSSPVVAQSHYLGKTHAKNLKLKQQSTKVEALSKRLTNPFLMASTLALHQNREMIDPDKFCSLCHATFNDPVMAQQHYVGKKHRKQETKLKLMAHYGRLADPAVTDSAGKGYPCKTCKIVLNSIEQYQAHVSGFKHKNQSPKTVASPLGQIPTQRQSIQKDSTTLEN from the exons ATGGAGTATCCTGCATTGGGCACGGTGGAGAATGCGGACAGCGGCGGGGCCAGGTCGTACAACAATTCGGAGGAGCGGGAGGGCCGGGAACCGGATGGGCTGCGCTTCGACCGCGAGAGGGCGCGCCGCCTCTGGGAAGCAGTGTCCGGGTCGCAaccagtggggagggaggaag TGGAACACATGATCCAGAAGAACCAGTGTCTCTTCACCAACACCCAGTGTAAGGTTTGCTGCGCCTTGCTCATTTCTGAGTCCCAGAAGCTGGCACACTATCAG AGCAAAAAACATGCCAACAAAGTGAAGAGATACCTAGCAATCCATGGAATGGAGACACTAAAGGGGGAAATGAAGAGGCTAGACTCAGATCAG AAGAGCAGCAGAAGCAAAGACAAGAACCAGTGCTGCCCCATCTGTAACATGACCTTTTCCTCCCCTGTCGTGGCCCAGTCGCACTACCTGGGGAAGACCCACGCAAAGAACTTAAAGCTGAAGCAGCAATCCACTAAGGTGGAAG CTCTGTCGAAACGCCTTACAAACCCTTTCCTTATGGCCTCCACCTTAGCCTTGCACCAGAATAGAGAGATGATAGACCCAGACAAGTTCTGCAGCCTCTGCCACGCGACTTTCAATGACCCTGTCATGGCTCAGCAACATTATGTGGGCAAGAAACACAGGAAACAGGAGACCAAACTCAAACTTATGGCACACTACGGACGGCTGGCCGACCCTGCTGTCACTGACTCAG CCGGGAAGGGCTACCCCTGCAAGACATGCAAGATAGTGCTGAACTCCATAGAACAGTACCAAGCTCATGTCAGCGGCTTCAAACACAAGAACCA GTCACCAAAAACCGTGGCATCACCTCTGGGCCAGATTCCCACGCAAAGGCAATCCATTCAGAAAGACTCAACCACCTTGGAAAACTAG
- the ZNF346 gene encoding zinc finger protein 346 isoform X2 has translation MRTAAGPVEHMIQKNQCLFTNTQCKVCCALLISESQKLAHYQSKKHANKVKRYLAIHGMETLKGEMKRLDSDQKSSRSKDKNQCCPICNMTFSSPVVAQSHYLGKTHAKNLKLKQQSTKVEALSKRLTNPFLMASTLALHQNREMIDPDKFCSLCHATFNDPVMAQQHYVGKKHRKQETKLKLMAHYGRLADPAVTDSAGKGYPCKTCKIVLNSIEQYQAHVSGFKHKNQSPKTVASPLGQIPTQRQSIQKDSTTLEN, from the exons ATGCGGACAGCGGCGGGGCCAG TGGAACACATGATCCAGAAGAACCAGTGTCTCTTCACCAACACCCAGTGTAAGGTTTGCTGCGCCTTGCTCATTTCTGAGTCCCAGAAGCTGGCACACTATCAG AGCAAAAAACATGCCAACAAAGTGAAGAGATACCTAGCAATCCATGGAATGGAGACACTAAAGGGGGAAATGAAGAGGCTAGACTCAGATCAG AAGAGCAGCAGAAGCAAAGACAAGAACCAGTGCTGCCCCATCTGTAACATGACCTTTTCCTCCCCTGTCGTGGCCCAGTCGCACTACCTGGGGAAGACCCACGCAAAGAACTTAAAGCTGAAGCAGCAATCCACTAAGGTGGAAG CTCTGTCGAAACGCCTTACAAACCCTTTCCTTATGGCCTCCACCTTAGCCTTGCACCAGAATAGAGAGATGATAGACCCAGACAAGTTCTGCAGCCTCTGCCACGCGACTTTCAATGACCCTGTCATGGCTCAGCAACATTATGTGGGCAAGAAACACAGGAAACAGGAGACCAAACTCAAACTTATGGCACACTACGGACGGCTGGCCGACCCTGCTGTCACTGACTCAG CCGGGAAGGGCTACCCCTGCAAGACATGCAAGATAGTGCTGAACTCCATAGAACAGTACCAAGCTCATGTCAGCGGCTTCAAACACAAGAACCA GTCACCAAAAACCGTGGCATCACCTCTGGGCCAGATTCCCACGCAAAGGCAATCCATTCAGAAAGACTCAACCACCTTGGAAAACTAG